The genomic DNA ATTTCCCCGTAGCGGTCCACCACGAGCCCCGACAGGTGATCCCCTTCGCCGTGCACGAGGCGGCAGGAGGTCAAATCAGGGTAGATGAGCTGCCGGTACGCCTGCGCTCTTCTGAATCGCTCGGCATAGAAGACGGCGGAATCCACATCCTCCCCCCGTTCCCGAGTAAGGAGCCGCACAGCGATAAGGGAGCGCGGGTTATAATGGCCGGTACCGACATATCCTCCACCTGCATCGTAAACCTCGGCCGCGGCACCGGGAACCTTGTCTCCCGCGATCTCGGCGATCTCGTTGCTGAACACCCAGGGATGCCCCCCCCGCAGGCGTTTCTCCTCTTTTCGTCCAAGCGTTATTCGAAGCATACTGTCTCCGTAACAGGTTGTTGAAAAACAGCCCTCGATCGGGCGGCGGAAGGGCGCAAACATTTTGTAGGCGGCGCCAGATTCGCGATGATTCCGTCGTCGGCGACGACCGATGGCCCGCAGGCGTAGCAGCGCTACGTCGAGGAGCAGGAGGAGGAGCCGGCGGCGGAAGGGCGCGAATATGGCGCTGCCAAGCTATTTTTTAAGGTCGATTCCGTACGTCTTGATCTTCCGATGCAGATTGCTCCGCTCAAGCTCAATGGCATCGGCGGTCTTGCTGATGTTCCAGCCGTTCTCCTCCAGTTTCTGGAGGATGAATTCCTTCTCGAACTCCTCCCGCGCCTCGCGCAGGGAGTTGCGATCGAGAAAGGCCTCGATCCGCGTTCCCGGAACTTCCCGGACTGCCTCGCCTCCGCTCAGGTAATCGGGAAGCTGAGCCGGTCCGATGGTCCTGCCGGGGGTCATGATCACGAGCCTCTCTATGATGTTCTTGAGCTCCCGCACGTTCCCGGGCCATTCGTACTGCTTGAGGAGCGCCATGGCCTCCGGGAGGATCATCTTGTTGCCTCCTCCCTCCCGTTGACAGAAAACCGCAAGAAAATGCTCGGCAAGCAGCGGTATGTCATCGCGCCGGTCCCGCAGGCTCGGCACCTTGAAAGGAACTACGTTCAGCCGGTAGTAGAGGTCTTCCCTGAAACCTCCCCCCTTTATCTCCTCTTCGAGAACCTTGTTGGTGGCGGCTATGACCCGGACGTCGACCTCGATGACGCGTGTGCCCCCGACACGTTCGAATTTCCGCTCCTGAAGTATGCGAAGCACCTTCGCCTGGGTCTTCAGGGACATGTCCCCGATCTCGTCCAGGAAGATGGTCCCCCCGTCCGCCAGATCGAACTTCCCCTTCTTCTGCGCCACGGCACCGGTGAATGCACCGCGCTCGTGCCCGAAGAGTTCCGACTCGATCAGCTCCTCCGGAATCGCCGCACAGTTTATGGCGACGAAAGCCTTGTCCCGCCTCTGGCTGTGATAGTGGATGGAGCGGGCGACGAGTTCCTTGCCTGTACCGTTCTCCCCGGTGATGAGGACGGAAGCGTTGGTGGGAGCGACGAGCCTGATCTGATCGGTCAGCTGGGTCATGGGCAGGGATACGCCGATCATCTCGTGGTCCTGGAGCGCACGCAGTGAAGCGTTCTCCTCCCGCAGGCGGTTCATGCCCAGGGCGTTTTTTACCGTGACGAGCACCTTCTCCAGGGAGAGGGGCTTCTCGATGAAGTCATAAGCACCCAGTTTGGTGGACCTCACGGCAGTCTCGATGGTACCGTGCCCCGACATCATGATTACCAGAAGTCCCGGATTGACTTCCTTCAGCTTCTGGAGCGTCTCCAGTCCGTCCAGGCGGGGCATCCAGATATCGAGAAGCACCAGGTCCGGCACTTCCCGCTCCACCTGGGCAAGGGCCTCCACCCCGTCCACGGCACAGACCGTCCGGAATCCCTCATCCTCCAGAATCCCTGCCAGGGAAGCTCTGATGCTCTCCTCGTCATCTACAACCAGTATCGTCATGTCCATCGTAGTATCGTCCCCGCCGGCCGTAACCGCCTCAACCGGGCAGCCCGGCCTCCTTTGCCAGATTTCTCCAGGCCGGAAGGCTGCGGTCTATCATGCCCTTCTCGACACAGTACGCTATGCGGAAGAAACCGGGCGCGCCGAATCCGGCGCCCGGCACAAGCAGGATGCGGTGCCGCTGCGCCATCCGGACGAACTCGACGTCATCCGGCAGGGGAGATTCGGGAAAGAGGTAGAACGCCCCCTGTGGCTTCACCATCCTGAACCCCATCTGCGTCAGGTTGTCGTAGAGCAGATCCCGTTTTTCCTGATAGAGTCCGATATCCACGGAAATATTCTGGAGGCCCGCCACCAACCGCTGCATGAGAGCAGGCGCGTTGACGAATCCAAGGACGCGGTTGGAGAAAACGGAGCCTTCCATGAACAGCTCCACCCCCTCCATCCGCGGGTTGGCTGCAAGATACCCGATCCGCTCACCGGGAAGAGCGAGGTCTTTGCTGTGGGAAGTGACGATGACGGAGCTGGCCACGTACCGGAATATGTTCGGCACCTGAACGCCGTCATAGCAGATCCGGGAATAGGGCTCGTCGGATATGAGGTATATCTGCCGGTTCAGCTCCCGCTCCCGGCGTTCCAGCATCTCCCCGAGCTGCCGCAGGCTCTCCTCAGGATACACGACTCCGGTGGGGTTGTTGGGAGAGCAGACGATCAGCGCCCGTGTCTTTTCGTTGATGGCGGACTCGATTGCGGCCACGTCGAGCTGAAAGCTGCCCGGCACCGTCTGAACCTCGCGCGGGATGCCGCCATGATTGTCGATATAGAATTTGTACTCGACGAAGTAAGGGGCAAGGATGATGACCTCCTCGCCCGGGTTGAGAATGGTCTTCAGGACAACGTTTAGCGCCCCTCCGGCGCCGCAGGTCATCACTACATGGCTCCCCTTCACCTCCAGACCCGACGCTTCGGCAAGAACTTCGGCCACAGCGGCCCTGGTCTCCTCGTACCCGGCATTGCTCATATACCGGTGCATGCCGGGAAGCGGGCGCAGGGCAAGCTCCAGCAGCTTCTCCACGAATTGCTCGGGAGGCTCGACATCGGGATTTCCGATGGTGAAGTCGTAAACCTTGTCCGCCCCGTGAATACTGCGAAGCTGCTCCCCTTCTTCAAACATCTTCCTGATCCACGATGCGCGCTCGATAAAACCGGCTATCTTTTCGGCAATGGCCATGCGAAACAGCTCCTTTGGTTTGGTGTCGTTTCTTACTAGCACAGACGCCGGGACGTGACAAGAGTTGAAGAAGTGAGGCTTATTATCGAGGGGCAATGGAAGGAACAATCGGAAAAAACTGCATGAAGCGGGGGTGCGAAGTATGTCTTCCTGGCGGGTCTTGTTTCGGCCGGGACTTTCTCGGCCTTATCCATCGGCCATGCTGTTACGCCTGGTCCGCCGGAAGGGTGAAGTAGAATGTGGAGCCTTCTCCGGGTTTCGATTCGACCCAGATACGCCCCCCATGCCTTTCAACGATTTTCTTGCACGAAGCAAGGCCGATGCCTGTGCCGAAGTATTCCTCTCTGGTATGAAGCCTCTGGAATATCTGGAAAATACGATCATGATGCCCCGGCTCGATACCGATGCCGTTATCGGTTACCGAAAAAAGCCATGCCGGACCTTCCCTTCGAGCGGAGACGTGGACGTGCGGGGCAATGCAGGGGTGCCGGTATTTGAGGCCGTTGCCGATCAGGTTCTGGAAGAGCTGAACGAGCTGGATCTCATCCCCCTGCACCACAGGAAGGCTGTCCGTCGTCACCACGCCCCCAGACTCCCTTACAGCCTGCCCCAGGTTGTCTATGGCGGCCGTACAGGTCGAGTTGGCATCTACGGGTGCAAGTTGTGTATCACGCGTAATGCGGGAATACTTCAGGAGGCCCTCTATGAGCCTCTGCATCCTTCGCGCGCCGTCTACGGCATACCCGATATACTCCTGCGCCTTCTCGTCAAGCTGCTGGCCATACTTCCGTTCAAGAAGCTGCATGTAACTGGCTACCATCCGCAGCGGTTCCTGAAGGTCATGGGAGGCGATATAGGCAAACTGCTGGAGGTCCTGGTTTGACCGCTGGACCTCGGCAAGCAGCCGCTCCCGCTCCTCGTTCGCCTGTTTCCGGTCGGTAATGTCGCGGGATATCCCGATGAGCCCTATGACATTTCCGGTGAAGTCTTTGTAGGGACTTTTCGTGGAAAGAAATACACGGTTCTCTGCATCAAGCTGAAGAATCTCCTCTACGACCAGTGTCTCGCCGCGCTCCATGACCATACGGTCGTTCTCCATGATTAGTTCCGCATGCACCCCCCCCACAAATTCCGCATCAGTTTTGCCAATAACTTCCTCCGGTTTTTTGCCCAAAAACTTCAGCGTTGCCGGGTTCGCCATGAGCATCCGCCCTTTGCGGTCCTTCACAAATACGAAATCGGGAGTGCTTTCCATAACGGCACGAAGGAGAGTCGCCGTACGCTGGAGTTCTGCCTCGGCCTCCTTGCGCGCGGAAATGTCCTCAACAATGTTGATGCTGTAATCCGGCAGCCCCCGCTCCCCCGGTTGTGCGGAACGGGTCACTCGGACCCAGACCTGGTTCCCGTCCTTCCTGATGTACCGCTTTTCCACCGTGTAACTCGAAAGATCGCCTTTCATCAGCAGTAGATAGTTGCTTTGGTCCGGCTCCCTGTCTTCGTTGTGCGTAAAGCTTTGAAAAGCACGCCCCTGCAGCTCTTCCTGGGGATATCCGAGGATCTCGAAGAGCTTGGCGTTTCCTCGCACGAGCCTTCCCTGCGGATCGAAAAGACTCATCCCCACTGCAGCGTTTTCAAATACGCCCCGAAACCGCGCTTCGCTTTTTCTCAGCGCATGCTCTGCCTGAACGCGCTCGGAAATATCCCGTATTATGACGAAGGCGGAGCCGTGGATATCGTGGATGACGGAAATCATCTCCCCGTCGAACTTGCTGCCATCCTTCCTCACATAGGTAAGCGTTCCGCGACATTGTCCGGTACGGGCTCGTTCCCGCAACAGTTCATGGATGCGCAGGTCTTCATCATCTATGAGGGCCCGGCGGCCTGCCTGCCGCAGCTCTTCTTCCGTCATCCCGAACAGCGCCTGTGCCGCAGGGTTGGCAGACACTATGGTTCCATCCGGAACGGTGACAAGAATGCCGTCGGGCGTGCTTTCAAAGAGCCATCGATGTTTCTCTTCGCTTTCCCGCAACTCCCTGTTCTTCTGCTCGATCTGCGCCGTGCGCTCCCGCACGAGCTCTTCCAGATGCTCCCGGTACTTGGCCAACTCTTCTGCGGCCTGACGCCGCTCCCTTCGAACCACCGAGTCCCGCAACTCACGCGCCAGCGTCGGGCCCAAGCGGGCCAGGTTCCCTTTCCTGATATAGTCGCCGGCACCGGCTTTCATGACTTCGGCTGCCAGCTCTTCACCTATCGCTCCCGAGACGAGAATGAACGGTATGTCAGCCTTTTCCTGCACGATACGGAGCGCCTCCAGCCCGTTGAAACCCGGCAGGTTGTAGTCGGAAAGGACGGCATCCCATACTCCGGCACGGAGAGCTGCCTCCAGCTCTTCCCGGGTCTCGACCCGTTCGAAATCGACGTTGAAGCCGTTTTTCCGCAACTCACGCACCTGCAGCAGTGCATGGTCCTCAACGTCTTCTATGATCAGTAAACGGACGTCTGTCGGCATCTTGTACTTTCCCGATCTGAGATGAGTTGCTGCCGTGTCAGTCAGGGTTCTTAACCACATTACGGCGGCGGCCCAGAGGTCATTCGGGGCCCCGCGGGTCTGGAGGCTCATTGTGAAGC from Geobacter sp. DSM 9736 includes the following:
- a CDS encoding sigma-54 dependent transcriptional regulator; its protein translation is MDMTILVVDDEESIRASLAGILEDEGFRTVCAVDGVEALAQVEREVPDLVLLDIWMPRLDGLETLQKLKEVNPGLLVIMMSGHGTIETAVRSTKLGAYDFIEKPLSLEKVLVTVKNALGMNRLREENASLRALQDHEMIGVSLPMTQLTDQIRLVAPTNASVLITGENGTGKELVARSIHYHSQRRDKAFVAINCAAIPEELIESELFGHERGAFTGAVAQKKGKFDLADGGTIFLDEIGDMSLKTQAKVLRILQERKFERVGGTRVIEVDVRVIAATNKVLEEEIKGGGFREDLYYRLNVVPFKVPSLRDRRDDIPLLAEHFLAVFCQREGGGNKMILPEAMALLKQYEWPGNVRELKNIIERLVIMTPGRTIGPAQLPDYLSGGEAVREVPGTRIEAFLDRNSLREAREEFEKEFILQKLEENGWNISKTADAIELERSNLHRKIKTYGIDLKK
- a CDS encoding pyridoxal phosphate-dependent aminotransferase → MAIAEKIAGFIERASWIRKMFEEGEQLRSIHGADKVYDFTIGNPDVEPPEQFVEKLLELALRPLPGMHRYMSNAGYEETRAAVAEVLAEASGLEVKGSHVVMTCGAGGALNVVLKTILNPGEEVIILAPYFVEYKFYIDNHGGIPREVQTVPGSFQLDVAAIESAINEKTRALIVCSPNNPTGVVYPEESLRQLGEMLERRERELNRQIYLISDEPYSRICYDGVQVPNIFRYVASSVIVTSHSKDLALPGERIGYLAANPRMEGVELFMEGSVFSNRVLGFVNAPALMQRLVAGLQNISVDIGLYQEKRDLLYDNLTQMGFRMVKPQGAFYLFPESPLPDDVEFVRMAQRHRILLVPGAGFGAPGFFRIAYCVEKGMIDRSLPAWRNLAKEAGLPG
- a CDS encoding PAS domain S-box protein, producing the protein MPTDVRLLIIEDVEDHALLQVRELRKNGFNVDFERVETREELEAALRAGVWDAVLSDYNLPGFNGLEALRIVQEKADIPFILVSGAIGEELAAEVMKAGAGDYIRKGNLARLGPTLARELRDSVVRRERRQAAEELAKYREHLEELVRERTAQIEQKNRELRESEEKHRWLFESTPDGILVTVPDGTIVSANPAAQALFGMTEEELRQAGRRALIDDEDLRIHELLRERARTGQCRGTLTYVRKDGSKFDGEMISVIHDIHGSAFVIIRDISERVQAEHALRKSEARFRGVFENAAVGMSLFDPQGRLVRGNAKLFEILGYPQEELQGRAFQSFTHNEDREPDQSNYLLLMKGDLSSYTVEKRYIRKDGNQVWVRVTRSAQPGERGLPDYSINIVEDISARKEAEAELQRTATLLRAVMESTPDFVFVKDRKGRMLMANPATLKFLGKKPEEVIGKTDAEFVGGVHAELIMENDRMVMERGETLVVEEILQLDAENRVFLSTKSPYKDFTGNVIGLIGISRDITDRKQANEERERLLAEVQRSNQDLQQFAYIASHDLQEPLRMVASYMQLLERKYGQQLDEKAQEYIGYAVDGARRMQRLIEGLLKYSRITRDTQLAPVDANSTCTAAIDNLGQAVRESGGVVTTDSLPVVQGDEIQLVQLFQNLIGNGLKYRHPCIAPHVHVSARREGPAWLFSVTDNGIGIEPGHHDRIFQIFQRLHTREEYFGTGIGLASCKKIVERHGGRIWVESKPGEGSTFYFTLPADQA